A genome region from Neoarius graeffei isolate fNeoGra1 chromosome 21, fNeoGra1.pri, whole genome shotgun sequence includes the following:
- the b4galnt3a gene encoding beta-1,4-N-acetylgalactosaminyltransferase 3, translated as MMEQLLGKLRDSFSINLKLFRSLFLSLIALIIFAYFAFYQGEVKKISGYGFWERHQNLRSSESQMKRGDQQPLWKPEFLGEVNMHAFQDWCGGSVDQLRANVLYPLFPHTRTTIRRLAVHAGWTNYGLRIFGYLHPPISGEYIFAVASDNNAEFWLSSDESTKNIKLMAYLGKTGKEWAAPGEYGKFSTQISLPVLLAKDTQYFFEVLYKQSEGIDHLEVAWRLNNEYSSFEVITAEYLSLYADDNSLLLVENYDIPQTKASHEWSRDPIFNPDKPEVDMVKEDPRDSIYRIPLLNESYLENVFPECDYAPLHVYDNSTIERYDGINYVHYSSVYPNDHTRLAHEGTDAQMCFYQKDELFEKGGGFGSYLKIENRAEEEAAGTLSIDSQQEPKWKQIFSINALDFHSKQGNSATQACRRAGNIIMLKKEVMPVVEAFRTQLQNDTTKTTSDLVIKHVLNVEKKSDDAVGVRYLLELELEDRQGKNFLLSKYVYTTEDKNKQKNQEVPTLCSPKGFAWRPEATVHVILAVKNQGRWVIHFIKEMEKVYKATGDKNFNIILIDYNSTDVDVEKELKNANLPSYQFKRLDGPFGRSPGLQVGIDLVKDENSILFLCDLHLHFPSTLIDSVRKHCVQGKMVFAPVVMRLECGATVHAPAGFWETVGYGLIAIYKSDMVRIGGMNIKEFTSKWGGEDWELLDRILLHKLEVERLNLRNFLHFFHTKQGMWNTE; from the exons ATGATGGAACAACTTTTGGGCAAACTCAGAGACTCATTCAGCATCAACTTAAAACTGTTTCGATCATTGTTTCTGTCTTTAATAGCACTgattatttttgcatattttgctTTTTATCAAGGTGAAGTGAAAAAAATCTCAGGTTATG GATTTTGGGAGAGACACCAAAATCTCCGGTCTTCAGAGTCTCAG ATGAAACGAGGAGATCAACAGCCATTATGGAAACCTgag TTTCTAGGTGAAGTGAACATGCATGCTTTTCAAGACTGGTGTGGAGGTTCTGTGGATCAGCTAAGGGCAAATGTGCTGTACCCTCTTTTTCCCCAT ACTCGCACCACAATCAGAAGGCTGGCTGTTCATGCTGGATGGACTAATTATGGTCTGAGAATCTTTGGATACCTTCATCCTCCAATAAGTG GTGAATACATTTTTGCTGTTGCCTCTGATAATAATGCAGAATTCTGGCTGAGTTCAGATGAGAGCACAAAAAATATCAAACTCATGGCCTACCTTGGCAAG ACAGGAAAGGAATGGGCAGCCCCAGGAGAGTACGGGAAATTTTCAACTCAAATATCTCTGCCTGTATT attagcAAAAGACACACAGTATTTCTTTGAAGTACTCTACAAACAAAGTGAAGGGATTGATCACCTGGAGGTTGCT TGGCGTCTCAATAATGAATACAGCAGTTTTGAGGTCATTACTGCAGAGTATTTGTCCCTCTATGCTG ATGACAATTCTCTACTATTGGTGGAAAATTATGACATCCCTCAAACGAAAGCCAGTCATGAATGGTCCCGTGACCCCATTTTCAATCCAGACAAACCTGAAGTGGACATGGTCAAAGAAGACCCACGTGACTCAATTTACAGGA TACCACTGCTGAACGAGTCCTATTTGGAAAATGTGTTTCCTGAATGTGATTACGCTCCACTTCATGTATATGACAACTCAACCATTGAGAGATATGATGGTATAAATTAT gttCACTACTCCTCAGTGTATCCCAATGACCACACCAGATTAGCTCATGAAGGGACTGATGCACAGATGTGCTTTTACCAAAAGGATGAATTATTTGAAAAAGG GGGTGGGTTTGGTTCATATCTGAAAATTGAAAACAGagcagaagaagaagcag CTGGTACATTGTCCATAGACTCCCAACAGGAGCCAAAATGGAAACAGATTTTCAGTATAAATGCTTTGGATTTCCATTCAAAGCAGGGCAATTCTGCCACTCAGGCCTGCAGACGAGCTGGAAATATTATAATGCTCAAAAAAGAAGTCATGCCTGTAGTTGAAGCCTTCAGGACTCAACTACAAAACGACACAACAAAGACCACGAG TGATCTGGTCATAAAGCATGTGCTAAATGTCGAGAAGAAGTCAGATGATGCTGTGGGTGTTCGATACCTGCTGGAGCTGGAGCTGGAGGACAGACAGGGGAAAAACTTTTTGCTCTCCAAGTACGTCTATACTACAGAGGACAAAAATAAACAGAAGAATCAAGAAGTACCTACCCTTTGCAGCCCAAAAGGTTTTGCCTGGCGCCCAGAAGCAACAGTCCATGTTATTCTAGCAG TGAAAAACCAAGGAAGATGGGTCATTCATTTCATAAAGGAAATGGAGAAAGTGTACAAAGCCACAGGAGACAAAAACTTTAACATCATTCTCATTGACTATAATAGCACAGATGTTGATGTAGAGAAGGAACTGAAAAATGCTAATCTACCAag CTACCAATTTAAGAGATTGGATGGACCTTTTGGAAGATCACCAGGACTTCAAGTAGGAATAGACCTTGTCAAA gaCGAGAACAGTATTTTGTTCCTGTGTGATCTGCACCTCCACTTTCCTTCGACACTAATAGACAGTGTGCGTAAACACTGTGTGCAAGGGAAAATGGTGTTTGCTCCTGTTGTGATGAGACTAGAATGTGGTGCCACAGTGCATGCCCCTGCAG GTTTCTGGGAAACGGTAGGTTATGGTCTGATTGCCATTTATAAATCAGACATGGTTCGAATTGGAGGAATGAACATTAAAGAATTTACAAGCAAGTGGGGAGGAGAGGACTGGGAGTTGCTGGACAG